The Aedes aegypti strain LVP_AGWG chromosome 3, AaegL5.0 Primary Assembly, whole genome shotgun sequence genome contains a region encoding:
- the LOC5571926 gene encoding exportin-5: protein MEPAAEVVGLANELARAVKITMDPAASQAARMDAYVACERFKEVSPLCAQVGLFLVTGNFPAVVRHLGLQLMEHTVKFNWNSISQQEKIFIKENAMKLLGEGVAEAQDQSVSHIKDGLSRIIVEMVKREWPQQWTTLLAELSEACSKGVAQTELVLLVFLRLVEDVALLQTIESNQRRKDIYQALTSNMAEIFDFFLRLIELHVGEFRNATAIGDKHKALGHSRVVQVALLTLTGFVEWVSIIHIMASNGRLLQILCILLIDEEFQQPAAECLLHVVNRKGQVKDRKPLLILFDEVPVGHYYRAALQTERMGTESYYLFLKKLVQVLMGLATQLGSFWGKEDCQISRPSLATFLETVFIFSRHSSFTLSHYASLIWTGLLKHEQISREPIVMEYIPKLIEVFGPKIIKVCYPASRPTEISMNPETFISLDYDDEEEWLIFFARCRTDFLEIFRQATLMAPLVTFSYCEQWLNARLQKAHSERNTTCSITDPVYLEWDALVNVLDSVLSRILMVTERPSVASGLRLLEECLKVESSDPLIFSVLLSCISSLFVFLSMSSCQITAANCVAMSGVQLLPRVLDKIFAALVFQLPGANRINQSIAVKNLRRHAASLMVKIAHKYPLLLLPIFDQINTSVHNLIRQQDLLSNVEQITLLEALLLISNHFCDYERQSNFVTEITRDGVNLWLHMAPVVKNAHTFIDFVGLNKLPIEPNSGIQDPCNVNRGQIVYALNLILGIIKRCSWPDDPDRCSRGGFVVALTESGNPICRNPATSHVVPLLPHILSLMRVLNELWKPDALAAINPHFKGANGMQEHEKKQLLGVTLVHQDPLDPTVKKPPTAFDRMQTFLSLVFEHCYHMMGSAGPSLGRDLYALPGIAEALIGSIFASLENVPDFRLRTIVRVFFKPFVYSCAPVFHETVLLPIFAHIAPFMLSRLTARWQYITALYESGELGEDVSDTQEVLEDMLNRTLTREYIDVLKVALVGSTVDPMIPNATSEATMDQDDQSMDGPPHALTRAAQTAMTSDVISDLGGKLLRNQYTCTPIVMTVLSVITWNDSNCSLKAVFLSGPIIRFLAAEQLITDTLASNIIIAVLQGLQLHGQHESNQAALNTLGVTAYEILRPKFPNILEVLQQIPNISAADIQKLDEKISLSASTKGNKIDKAKKDLFKKITSHIAGRSVGQQGKKEVRILNLPPIVPPGGRNSYNNLTDSAQDTGLAHLFASRS, encoded by the exons GTTCAAAGAGGTATCGCCGCTGTGTGCCCAAGTCGGACTCTTCCTCGTCACAGGTAATTTTCCGGCCGTAGTTCGACACTTAGGGCTGCAACTAATGGAGCACACGGTCAAGTTCAACTGGAACAGCATCTCCCAGCAGGAAAAGATTTTCATCAAAGAGAACGCGATGAAGCTGCTAGGGGAGGGCGTGGCGGAAGCCCAGGACCAAAGCGTTTCGCACATCAAGGACGGTCTGTCGAGAATCATTGTGGAGATGGTTAAGCGTGAGTGGCCACAACAGTGGACCACGCTGTTGGCAGAACTGAGCGAAGCGTGTTCCAAAGGAGTCGCCCAGACGGAATTGGTGCTGTTGGTGTTCCTGCGATTAGTGGAAGATGTGGCCCTTCTGCAGACCATCGAAAGCAACCAACGCCGGAAGGACATCTATCAAGCGTTGACTTCGAACATGGCGGAAATATTTGACTTCTTCTTGAGGCTGATCGAACTGCACGTAGGAGAGTTCCGGAATGCAACGGCCATCGGCGACAAGCACAAGGCTTTGGGCCACAGCCGGGTGGTTCAAGTGGCTCTGTTGACTCTGACGGGGTTTGTCGAATGGGTTTCCATCATCCACATAATGGCTTCTAATGGGAGACTCCTTCAGATTCTCTGCATTCTATTGATTGACGAAGAGTTTCAACAGCCCGCTGCGGAATGTTTGCTACACGTAGTGAACCGCAAAGGACAGGTCAAAGATCGCAAACCGCTGCTGATACTGTTTGACGAAGTCCCAGTGGGACATTACTATCGGGCAGCGCTGCAAACAGAAAGGATGGGCACGGAGTCGTACTATCTGTTCCTAAAGAAGCTCGTCCAGGTGCTGATGGGCCTGGCCACTCAGCTGGGTAGCTTTTGGGGTAAAGAGGATTGCCAAATTTCCAGACCAAGTCTGGCCACATTCCTGGAAACGGTGTTCATCTTCTCTCGCCATTCGAGCTTCACCTTGTCGCACTACGCCTCCCTGATCTGGACCGGGCTGTTGAAACATGAGCAAATTTCACGGGAACCCATCGTAATGGAGTACATTCCAAAGTTGATCGAAGTTTTCGGCCCAAAGATCATTAAGGTTTGCTACCCAGCATCCCGTCCCACGGAGATCAGCAtgaacccagaaaccttcatCAGCCTGGACTATGACGACGAGGAAGAGTGGCTCATTTTCTTCGCCCGGTGTCGaaccgattttctcgaaataTTCCGGCAAGCTACGTTGATGGCCCCACTCGTGACCTTTTCCTACTGCGAACAGTGGCTCAACGCCAGACTGCAGAAAGCACATTCCGAACGAAACACGACCTGCAGCATCACCGATCCGGTCTACTTGGAATGGGACGCCCTGGTCAACGTGTTGGATAGCGTCCTGTCGCGGATCCTCATGGTCACGGAACGTCCTTCGGTCGCCTCAGGGCTACGCCTGCTGGAGGAATGCCTCAAGGTCGAATCTTCGGATCCGTTGATTTTCTCGGTGCTGCTTTCCTGCATTTCCTCGCTGTTCGTGTTCCTCAGCATGTCCTCGTGCCAGATCACCGCCGCCAATTGTGTTGCCATGTCCGGAGTGCAGCTACTCCCCAGAGTCCTGGACAAGATATTCGCCGCCCTGGTATTCCAATTGCCCGGCGCCAACCGTATCAACCAATCCATAGCCGTCAAGAACCTCCGCCGTCATGCGGCATCTCTCATGGTCAAAATTGCCCACAAGTATCCACTCCTGCTCCTACCCATCTTCGACCAGATCAACACCAGCGTCCACAATCTTATTCGCCAGCAAGACCTACTCAGCAACGTAGAACAAATCACCCTCCTGGAGGCCCTGCTTCTCATCTCGAACCACTTCTGTGACTACGAGCGGCAAAGCAACTTCGTAACGGAAATCACCCGCGATGGCGTCAATCTCTGGCTGCACATGGCCCCGGTCGTCAAAAACGCCcacacttttatcgactttGTCGGATTGAACAAGCTGCCCATCGAACCGAACTCCGGCATCCAAGATCCGTGCAACGTCAACCGGGGTCAAATCGTGTACGCCCTCAATCTTATCCTGGGCATCATCAAACGGTGCTCCTGGCCGGACGATCCGGATCGTTGCTCACGGGGTGGCTTCGTCGTTGCACTCACCGAATCCGGCAATCCGATCTGCCGGAATCCTGCAACCTCCCACGTGGTCCCACTTCTACCGCACATCCTTTCCTTGATGCGAGTACTGAACGAGCTGTGGAAGCCGGATGCATTGGCCGCAATAAATCCCCACTTCAAGGGCGCCAACGGAATGCAGGAACACGAGAAGAAGCAACTCCTCGGGGTCACGTTGGTACATCAGGATCCGTTGGATCCGACCGTGAAGAAGCCCCCGACGGCGTTCGACCGCATGCAGACATTCCTGTCGCTGGTATTCGAGCATTGCTACCACATGATGGGATCGGCAG GACCTTCCCTCGGGCGGGATCTATACGCCCTCCCAGGCATCGCGGAAGCTCTAATCGGCAGCATTTTCGCCTCACTGGAGAACGTTCCGGACTTTCGTCTGCGCACCATCGTGCGGGTGTTCTTCAAACCGTTCGTCTACTCCTGCGCTCCGGTATTCCACGAAACGGTTCTTCTGCCGATCTTCGCCCACATCGCCCCATTCA TGCTCTCAAGACTGACGGCCCGCTGGCAGTACATCACGGCGCTGTACGAATCGGGCGAGCTGGGAGAGGACGTCAGCGATACCCAGGAAGTGCTGGAGGATATGCTGAACCGAACGTTGACCCGGGAGTACATCGATGTGCTGAAGGTGGCCTTGGTTGGCAGTACGGTGGATCCGATGATACCCAACGCGACCAGCGAAGCCACCATGGATCAGGATGATCAGAGCATGGATGGTCCTCCGCATGCACTGACTCGGGCGGCCCAAACTGCCATGACGTCGGACGTGATCAGCGATCTGGGTGGAAAGTTGCTGCGCAATCAGTACACCTGTACGCCGATCGTTATGACCGTTTTGAG CGTCATCACCTGGAACGACAGCAACTGCAGCTTGAAAGCCGTATTCCTGAGCGGGCCAATCATTCGGTTTCTCGCTGCGGAACAACTCATTACCGACACTTTGGCATCGAACATCATCATTGCCGTACTGCAGGGGCTCCAACTTCACGGGCAGCACGAATCTAATCAG GCCGCCCTCAACACGCTCGGCGTCACAGCGTACGAAATCCTGCGGCCAAAGTTCCCCAACATCCTGGAAGTGCTGCAGCAGATTCCCAACATCAGCGCCGCGGACATCCAGAAGCTGGACGAGAAAATCTCCCTCTCGGCCAGCACCAAGGGCAACAAGATCGACAAAGCCAAAAAGGACCTCTTCAAGAAGATCACCTCGCACATTGCCGGGCGCAGTGTTGGCCAGCAGGGCAAGAAGGAGGTTCGGATCTTGAACCTGCCGCCGATTGTTCCGCCGGGTGGCCGGAACTCGTACAACAATCTAACCGACAGCGCTCAGGACACCGGTCTGGCACACCTCTTTGCCAGTCGGAGTTAG
- the LOC5571927 gene encoding 60S ribosomal protein L39, with protein sequence MSAHKTFRIKQKLAKKLKQNRPIPQWIRMRTGNTIRYNAKRRHWRRTKLKL encoded by the exons ATG TCGGCCCACAAGACTTTCCGGATCAAGCAGAAGCTTGCCAAAAAGCTGAAGCAAAACAGACCCATTCCACAGTGGATCAGAATGCGCACTGGAAACACTATCCG CTATAACGCCAAGCGCCGTCACTGGAGACGTACGAAGCTGAAGCTGTAA